Genomic window (Thermoanaerobaculia bacterium):
CCCTCCCAGGGATCGGGAAGCGTGTTCTTGAGCGACAGGGAAATGCGCCGGGTGTCGGTGTTGACGTCGGAGATGATCGCCTCGACCGTGTCGCCGACCGAGACGACCTTCGAGGGGTTCTTCATCTTCTTCGACCAGGACATCTCGGAGACGTGGATCAGCCCCTCGATCCCCTGCTCGAGCTCGACGAAGGCGCCGTAGTCCGTCACGTTCGTGACGCGGCCGGAGACGCGAGAGCCGACCGGGTACTTCTCCGGAACCTGCTCCCAGGGGTCGGCGGTCAGCTGCTTGGTCCCGAGCGAGACGCGCTCGGTCTCCTTGTCGAACTTCAGCACGACGACGTCGATCTCGTCACCCACCTTGAGCACGTCGGAGGGATGGTTGATCCGTCCCCAGGAGATGTCGGTGACGTGGAGGAGCCCGTCCAGCCCACCGAGGTCGACGAAAGCGCCGTAATCGGTGAGGTTCTTGACGGTTCCCCGCAGGACGCGCCCTTCCTCGAGCTGGGCGAGGGTCTCGCGCTTCTTCGCCTCCTGCTCGACCTCGATGACGGCCTTGCGCGAGAGCACGATGTTGCCTCGCTTCTTGTCGACCGAGATGACCTTGAACTCGAAGTCCTTGCCCCGCAGGAAGTCGAGGTTCTTGACGGGCTTGGTGTCCACCAGCGAGCCCGGGAGGAAGGCCTTCACGCCGATGTCGACGGCGAGACCTCCTTTGATGCGGTCGATGATGCGCCCGCGGACGTTGGTGCCCTCGCGGAACGCCTTCTCGACGTCGTCCCACACCCGCATCTTCTCGGCTTTGTCCTTCGAGAGGACGACGTAACCGTTCTGGTCTTCGGTGGTTTCGAGGAGCACGTCGATCTTGTCGTTGACGGCGACGGTGACGTGCCCTTCGTAGTCGGTGAACTCGGCGATCGATATGACGCCTTCCGACTTGTACCCGATGTCGACGATCACTTCCGACGGCGTGACCTGGATCACGCGGCCCCGGATGATCTGCCCTTCCTGGAGGTTCTTGAGAGTGTCCTCGTACTGGGCGATCAGGCTCTCGTATTCGGCCGCGCTGAGTTCAGTCTCGGTTTCCATCGGCTGGTCTTTGGACTCCTTCAATTGCTTTTCGTGCCCCCTAAATCTTTGATTTCCAAAAAGCAAATCTAACCCGGATTTCGGGGATGAGTCAAGGCCCGGAGGGCTCCCCGGCTTCGACCCGGGCGAGGATCCGGCGGGCGATTTCCTCCGCGGCCACCCCGTCGCTCTCGAGGACCTCGTACCCCCCGTCGCGGGTCAGCGGCGAGTCCGGGCGCGACGAATCGTCCCGGTCCCGAACCCGCATTTCCTCGAGGACCTTCTCGTACGGCTCCTCGACCCCCCGCCGCCGGAGCTCCTCGTGGCGACGGCGGGCCCGCTCGCGCTCGTCCGCGGTCAGGAAGAACTTCCAGGGGGTCTCCGGGAAGACCTTCGTCCCGATGTCCCGCCCTTCGACGACGCCGCCCCGGGCGAGCCCGATCTCCCGCTGGCGGGCGACCAGCAGCCGCCGGACCTCCGGAATGGCGGACACCGCGGAGGCGTAGAGGGATATCCGCGGCTCGCGGATCGCGGTGGAGACGTCCTGCCCGTCCAGCCAGACGGTCGTGCCCTCGGGAGACGTCGAGAGGTCGATCGCCGCGCCCGCGGCGAGGACGGAGACCGCGCCGGGATCGGGGATCGGGAGCGGGATTCCCCGCCGGAAGGCGAGGAGGCCGACCGCCCGGTACATCGCCCCCGTGTCGAGATACGGAAGGCCGAGGCGCGCGGCGACCATCCGCGCCACGGTCGATTTTCCGGCGCCCGAGGGGCCGTCGATTGCGATCACGCGGCTCATTTCTTCAGGAGCTTCCGGATCTCCCCTTCCGTCAGCTTCCGAAAGGCGCCCGCGGAAAGCTTCGAGTCGCGGATCGGGCCGATGGCGACTCGGGACAGCTTCGAGACCGGATGGCCGATCGCGTCGAACATCCGGCGAATCTGTCGGCTGCGCCCCTCGTGGAGAACGACCGTGTACCAGGTGTTCCCCTCTTCGCCCCGGCGGCCCGTCGAGTGGTGCCGCTCGATCTCCGCGGGCGCGGTCTTCCTCCGGTCGAGGACGATCCCCCGCCGGAGCCTCTCGATCGACTTCTCGGGCGGCTCCCCCCAGACCTTCACCCGGTATTCCTTGGCAACCCCCCGCGAGGGATGGGAGACCGCCTGGGCGAAATCTCCGTCGTCCGTCAGCAGGATCAGCCCTTCCGAGGCGGTGTCGAGGCGCCCGACGGGCTTCAACCCGCGCCGCAGAGCGGGGGGGACGAGGTCGAGCACCGTCGGCCTTCCCTGCGGGTCGCTCGTCGTCGAGACGTATCCCTTCGGCTTGCAGAGCAGGACGTAGCGGCGCGGGCCCGTGGTCGCCGTCCGGCGAAGCGGCTTTCCGTCGACCCGGATCGCGTCGGCCGCCGGGTCCGCCTTCTGCCCGAGGACCGCCGGCTTTCCGTTGACGAGGACCCGTCCGTCGGAGATCCACTCTTCCGCCTCACGGCGGGAGCACAGGCCGGCGGCGGCGAGGAGCTTCTGGAGGCGTTCCGCGCTCATCGCCGGCCGACGGGCTCGGTCGGGGCGGTCTCGGTCGGCGATTCGTCCACGTCCGACGGCGCGGCGGCGTCGTCGGACGCCTCGACGCCGCTTTCGGCGTCCGGCGCGCCCGCCGGAGGAGGCGCGGTCCCGGCGGCGGCGTCTGCGGCGGCCGCGTTCCCGAGCGGCGGAACGAGAGCGAGAGGCAGCGGAGCCTCCTCGCCGGCGAGGTCCTCGTCGATCTCCTCCGGCTTCGGGAGCTCCGCGAGGTCGTTCAACCCGAAGCGGACCAGGAAGTCCTTGGTCGTCCGGTAGAAGAACGGCGTCCCGACGACCGGCTTCTTCCCCGCCGTCGTGATGAGCTTCTTGTCGAAGAGCGTCTTCAGGACCGCCGACGAATTCACTCCCCGGAGCTCCGAGATCTCGGGCGCGGTGATCGGCTGCCGGTAGGCGATGATCGCGAGCGTCTCGAGCGCGGCGAGCGAGAGGCGGCTCCGTTCCGAGATCTCGAAATACCGGCGCAGCAGCCCGTCGAACTCCGGTCGGGTCACGAATCGCCAGCCGCCTCCGACCGCCTCGAGTCGGATCCCGCGCCCTTCCCCGTTCGTACGCTCCGCCATCGCCCGAAGCGCCCGCTCGACGACGGCGGCCTCCGTCTCGAGCATCTCCACGAAGCTCTCGACGGGCACGGGCTTGCCCGAGGAGAAAAGAAGGGCCTCGAGCGCCGGCTGCAGGCGTTCGATTTCTTCGTCGTCAGTCATGGTACACGTCCTCGATCTCGGAAATCCGGAACTCCCGGTCCGTGCGCGAGACGTGGATCTCGCCGAACGGAACCGGCTGGAAGATGCGGAGCGCGGCGATCCGCGTGAGCTCGAGCGCCGCGAGAAACGTCGTGATCGCCTCCGTGCGATAACGAAAGGTTCCGAGGAGCTCGAGGAGCGGCAGCGTCCCGCGCTCCTCGACGCGCCCCACGAGCTCGATCATCTTCTCGCGCAGCGAGAACCGGGGATGGTGGACCTCGATCGACGCGGGGTGCGCCAGCCGGTAGCGGTCGAGCACGATACGGAACGTCCCGACCAGATCGGCCAGCGAGACCTCGAGGGTCGGGGGCGGCGCATCCGGTCCCGCCGCCGGCGGCGCGACGTCGGGGCGCGGCCACAGCCCCGCCCGCTCGGTGTCGATCTCGTGAAACCCTTCGGCCGCCCGCTTGAACTTCTCGTACTCGAGAAGACGCGCGACGAGGTCCTGCCTCGGGTCCTCCTCGGGGTGGTCGGGGTCGCGCGGGAGGAGGAACCGCGACTTGATGTGGATGAGGACCGCCGCGAGATAGACGTATTCCGCCGCCACGTCGAGGTCGAGCTCCCGCATGAGGTCGAGATGCGCCGTGTACTGCTCCGTGATCTCCGCAATCGGGATGTCCGTGATCGACACCTCGTTCTTGCGGATGAGGTGCAGGAGCAGGTCGAGCGGCCCGGAGAACTGGTCGAGCTCGACCGGCGGAAGCGACGGGGCCGGCCCGTGCGAGGCGCTCTCGCTCACCCGATCCCCCACTCGATCACCGAGAGGACGATCCGGATCGCCGGTCCGAGGATCAGGCCGAAGAAGCCGGAGTAGACGAGGAGCATGATGATCATGAACATGACGAACGAATAACGGTGGAAGAACATCTCGATCGCGAGGCCGCGCCGCCCGAGGATCGAGAAGAGAATCCCGCTGCCGTCCATCGGCGGGACCGGAATCAGGTTGAACACGCCGAGCACGAGGTTCAACAGCACGAGCTGGGCCAGGATGTAGGAAACGGGAGCGAGGACGCCCGCTCCCGAAGGACCCTGGAACGCCCCGACGACGAGGGCGCGGTCGTAGCGGCCGATCCCGATCAGGAGCGCCGCGGCGACGATCACGACGAGCAGGTTCGAGAGCGGTCCCGCGGCGGAAACCCAGAAGTTCGCGAGGCGCGGATTGCGGGTGTTCCGGAGATTCACGGGCGTCGGCTTCGCGTAGCCGAACGGCGGCTGGTGCATGAGGATCATGATCAAGGGCAGCAGAACCGTGCCGAAGGGGTCGATGTGATGGAGCGGGTTGAGCGAGATCCGCCCGAGGTCGCGGGCCGTCGGGTCGCCGAACTTCAGCGCCATCCACGCGTGCGCCGACTCGTGGAACGAGATCGCGAAGAGGACCACCGCGATGAGGATGACGACGACGATCGGCTGCATTCGTCGGGAAGCCTATCCGAATCGGGAACGCGGCGCGCGTGGTTTGGTCCCATGGACGGGTTCGCGGATCGTCGCGGCCGGGCGAGGATATTGGCGAGACAAAATCTCGCTTACGAAGGCGACGCGGCGCGGCGAGGCGCGGGCCCGGCGGGATGCGCGGGGTGCCGGGCCGGCGGTGAAGGCGTACCGATAGGCGTACGTCGAGCCGCCGGCCGGGAGCACGCGCCCGCCTCCGCCTTCGCTGAAGCTTCGGCGCGATCCTGTTGGCAGGGACGACCCGACGATTGATCGCGCGCCTCTGGCCAATCGCGCCGTAGCTCGAGAGAGCGGAGGCGGACGGCTCGATGCATCGCCACGCCGGCGATCCTTTGATTCTTAGAGGCGATCTGTCAGTTCAGAACCACTCGTAAGCGCGGCGAGGCGCGAGCCCGGCGGAATGCGGGGTGCCGGCCGGCGGCTAAGACGTACCGGAGAGCGTACGTCGTGCCGGCGACCGGCGGCACGCGGCCGCCCGGCTCGATGCATCGCCCGCCGGCTTCAGATTCCGATGCGGGCGTCGTGCGTCGACCTCGGCCGCACGTATTCGCGGATGCCGTCGGCGAACCGCACGGCGGGGGCTCCGAACACGTCGGCCGTCGCGGCGACGTCGCCGACGTTGTCGCGCGAGAGCGAGCGCAGCTGGTCCCGCGTCAGCGGCGGGTTCGGAAGAACCGACAGGGCCGCGGCGAGTATCCGCCCGTACCAGAGCGGGAAGTGGACGAGCCGTTTCCGCGGCTTCCCCAGGGCCGCCGCGATCTCGCGGTAGATCTCGTCCATCGTCAGGGTCTCGGGCCCTCCGACCTCGAACGTCTTCCCCGCCGTCTCCGGCTTTTCGAGCGCGGCGGCGAAGATCCCCGCGACCTCCCGGACCGACACCGGCATGAACCGGACGGTCCCCGGGCCGATCACCGGGATGAAGAGCGGGTTCAACCGGACGATCTTCGCGAGGAGCGTCACGAATCCGTCCCCGGGGCCGAAGACAATCGACGGGCGCAAGACGGTCGCCTCGAGACCCGACCTCCGCGCGGCCTCCTCCCCCGCGGCCTTCGTCCTGCCGTACTCGGAGGGCGCGTCGGGCGCGGACCCCATCGCGGACATGTGCAACAGACGACGGACTCCGGTCCTCTGCATCGCCCCGACGACGTTCTCGGTGCCCTGCCGGTGCACCGCGTCGAAGGAGAGCCCCTCGCTCTCGTTGATGATGCCGACGAGGTGGACGACGGCGTCGCAGCCGGAGAACGCGCGCTCGAGGGAGGCGGCGTCGGACACGTCCCCCGCGGCCACGGGAACCGGCCGGTTGAACCGCGAGCGCGCGGCGTCCGGATTCCGGGCGAGGACCCGCGGCTCGTGCCCCGCCCGGAGGAGCGCGTTGACGACGTGGCTTCCGACGAAGCCGGTTCCTCCGGTCACGGCGATTTTCATGCGTCCGCGGTTTCTATCACAGGCGGCGCCGGCGCGTGCGACGCGGGGAAGAGATCGCTCTCGAGTTTCTCGCCCCGGGCGCGGCGCGCCCGCACGTCGTCGCGCACCTCCGGCAGGAGGCGGGCATCCCGCACCGGGTCGGCCACCCGAAAGGACGGCATCCCCGACTGCCGGGCTCCGAGGAGGTCGCCGGGGCCCCGCCGCTCGAGGTCGCGCTCGGCGATCGCGAAGCCGTCGCAGGACTCCTCGAGGATCGCGAGGCGTTCGCGCGCGTCCTCCGTCGCGCCGTCGGAGACGAAGAGGACGCAGTACGAAGGCCGGTCTCCCCGCCCGATCCGGCCGCGGAGCTGGTGCAGCTGGGAGAGGCCGAAGCGGTCCGCGTTCTCGACGACCATCACCGTCGCCTCGGGGACATCGATGCCGACCTCGATCACCGTCGTCGCGACGAGCACGTTGGCGCTCCCCTTCGCGAACGCCGCCATGGCCGCGCGACGGCGGTCGGCGGACTGTCGCCCGTGGAGCGTCTCGACGCGCGCCTCGGGAACCGCGCGGCGGAGCGTTTCCGCCGTGCTCTCGACGGCGGCCACCTCCCGCTCCGATTCGTCGATCGCGGGGACGACCACGTAGGCGCGCTCTCCCGCCGAAAGGCGGTCTCCCACGAAGCGCTGGACCGCCGCGCGCCGCGCGGGCTCCCGGACGAACGTGCGGATCGCCGCGCGCCCGGCGGGCTTCTCGGTGAGGCGCGTGACGTCGAGATCGCCGAAGAGCGTCCACGCGAGCGACCGCGGAATCGGCGTCGCGGAGAGCACGAGGACGTGCGGGCGCCCCCCCTTGCGCGAGAGCCGGGCGCGATGCTCGACGCCGAAGCGGTGCTGCTCGTCCACGACGACGAGGCCGAGATCGGCGAACCGGACCGGCGACTCGATCAGCGCGTGCGTTCCGATCAGGAGGTCGATCTCCCCCCCGGCGAGCGCCGCCCGGAGCTCCCGCCGCGCTGCCGGCGGCGTCCTTCCGGTCAGGAGCGCGAGGCGGTAACGGGCGCCTTCCAGCCACCCCGCGATCGTTTCGGCATGCTGCTCCGCGAGGATCTCCGTCGGCGCCATGATCGCCGCCTGCTTCCCGTTTTCGACGGCGAGCAGCGCCGCCAGCACCGCGACGGCGGTCTTCCCGCTCCCGACGTCGCCCTGCAGCAGCCGCGCCATGGGAGATCCGCGGCGGAAGTCCGCGGCGATTTCCGCCATCGCATCCCGCTGCGTACGGGTCAGCGGGAACGGAAGGAGCGAGAGGAGCCGCCGCGTCGTCGCGGCCGTCCATGTCCACGGCGCAACGCCGGTCGCGGCCCGCGCCTCGCGCTTGCCCTCGATCCGGTCGAAGAAGACGGCGAGCTCCTCGCGGACGAGCGCCTCGCGCGCCCGCGAAACGGCGGCGGCGAACGAGCGCCGCGGCGGGAAATGAATCGTCTTCAGCGCCCGCAGGAGAAGCCCGGCGTCGCCGGCCGCCCGGAAATCCGGATCGGTTGCGCGGAGCGCGCGGTCGATCGCGCTCCGCTGCCACTTTCCGCCGAGCCCGCCGAGCTTTCGGTAGATCCCCACGACGCGCCCCATGTGGACCGACTCCTCGGCCTCCTCCTCGTCGAAGAGCTCGTGCTCGGGATTGCGCATCTCCAGGCCGCGCTTCTCGATGCCGGCCGTCCCGTAGAGGACGACGCGTTTTCCCGAAGCCAGCGCCTTCGCCAGATACGGCCGGTTGAACCAGACGACCCGAAGCGTCCCCGTGCCGTCGTCGATCGCCGCTTCCAGGATCGTGAACCGGCGGCGGCGCGTGCGGATCAACCGGTGGCCGGCGACGCGCCCCGAGACGACCGCCGTCTGGCCGTCTTTCAGCTCCCCGATCGGCGAGAACGCCGCGCGGTCCTCGTAGCGGAACGGGACGTGGAGGAGGAGATCCGCGGCCGTCGCGCACCCTTCCCCGGCGAGCTTCCGGGCCGACGAGGCCGCAATGCCCGGCACGCGCGCGATCGGGTCCGTCAGCCGCACGGAAACGTCGCTC
Coding sequences:
- a CDS encoding pseudouridine synthase; the encoded protein is MSAERLQKLLAAAGLCSRREAEEWISDGRVLVNGKPAVLGQKADPAADAIRVDGKPLRRTATTGPRRYVLLCKPKGYVSTTSDPQGRPTVLDLVPPALRRGLKPVGRLDTASEGLILLTDDGDFAQAVSHPSRGVAKEYRVKVWGEPPEKSIERLRRGIVLDRRKTAPAEIERHHSTGRRGEEGNTWYTVVLHEGRSRQIRRMFDAIGHPVSKLSRVAIGPIRDSKLSAGAFRKLTEGEIRKLLKK
- the scpB gene encoding SMC-Scp complex subunit ScpB → MTDDEEIERLQPALEALLFSSGKPVPVESFVEMLETEAAVVERALRAMAERTNGEGRGIRLEAVGGGWRFVTRPEFDGLLRRYFEISERSRLSLAALETLAIIAYRQPITAPEISELRGVNSSAVLKTLFDKKLITTAGKKPVVGTPFFYRTTKDFLVRFGLNDLAELPKPEEIDEDLAGEEAPLPLALVPPLGNAAAADAAAGTAPPPAGAPDAESGVEASDDAAAPSDVDESPTETAPTEPVGRR
- a CDS encoding complex I NDUFA9 subunit family protein, giving the protein MKIAVTGGTGFVGSHVVNALLRAGHEPRVLARNPDAARSRFNRPVPVAAGDVSDAASLERAFSGCDAVVHLVGIINESEGLSFDAVHRQGTENVVGAMQRTGVRRLLHMSAMGSAPDAPSEYGRTKAAGEEAARRSGLEATVLRPSIVFGPGDGFVTLLAKIVRLNPLFIPVIGPGTVRFMPVSVREVAGIFAAALEKPETAGKTFEVGGPETLTMDEIYREIAAALGKPRKRLVHFPLWYGRILAAALSVLPNPPLTRDQLRSLSRDNVGDVAATADVFGAPAVRFADGIREYVRPRSTHDARIGI
- the recG gene encoding ATP-dependent DNA helicase RecG, with product MSDVSVRLTDPIARVPGIAASSARKLAGEGCATAADLLLHVPFRYEDRAAFSPIGELKDGQTAVVSGRVAGHRLIRTRRRRFTILEAAIDDGTGTLRVVWFNRPYLAKALASGKRVVLYGTAGIEKRGLEMRNPEHELFDEEEAEESVHMGRVVGIYRKLGGLGGKWQRSAIDRALRATDPDFRAAGDAGLLLRALKTIHFPPRRSFAAAVSRAREALVREELAVFFDRIEGKREARAATGVAPWTWTAATTRRLLSLLPFPLTRTQRDAMAEIAADFRRGSPMARLLQGDVGSGKTAVAVLAALLAVENGKQAAIMAPTEILAEQHAETIAGWLEGARYRLALLTGRTPPAARRELRAALAGGEIDLLIGTHALIESPVRFADLGLVVVDEQHRFGVEHRARLSRKGGRPHVLVLSATPIPRSLAWTLFGDLDVTRLTEKPAGRAAIRTFVREPARRAAVQRFVGDRLSAGERAYVVVPAIDESEREVAAVESTAETLRRAVPEARVETLHGRQSADRRRAAMAAFAKGSANVLVATTVIEVGIDVPEATVMVVENADRFGLSQLHQLRGRIGRGDRPSYCVLFVSDGATEDARERLAILEESCDGFAIAERDLERRGPGDLLGARQSGMPSFRVADPVRDARLLPEVRDDVRARRARGEKLESDLFPASHAPAPPVIETADA
- a CDS encoding segregation/condensation protein A, with the translated sequence MSESASHGPAPSLPPVELDQFSGPLDLLLHLIRKNEVSITDIPIAEITEQYTAHLDLMRELDLDVAAEYVYLAAVLIHIKSRFLLPRDPDHPEEDPRQDLVARLLEYEKFKRAAEGFHEIDTERAGLWPRPDVAPPAAGPDAPPPTLEVSLADLVGTFRIVLDRYRLAHPASIEVHHPRFSLREKMIELVGRVEERGTLPLLELLGTFRYRTEAITTFLAALELTRIAALRIFQPVPFGEIHVSRTDREFRISEIEDVYHD
- the rpsA gene encoding 30S ribosomal protein S1; the encoded protein is MKESKDQPMETETELSAAEYESLIAQYEDTLKNLQEGQIIRGRVIQVTPSEVIVDIGYKSEGVISIAEFTDYEGHVTVAVNDKIDVLLETTEDQNGYVVLSKDKAEKMRVWDDVEKAFREGTNVRGRIIDRIKGGLAVDIGVKAFLPGSLVDTKPVKNLDFLRGKDFEFKVISVDKKRGNIVLSRKAVIEVEQEAKKRETLAQLEEGRVLRGTVKNLTDYGAFVDLGGLDGLLHVTDISWGRINHPSDVLKVGDEIDVVVLKFDKETERVSLGTKQLTADPWEQVPEKYPVGSRVSGRVTNVTDYGAFVELEQGIEGLIHVSEMSWSKKMKNPSKVVSVGDTVEAIISDVNTDTRRISLSLKNTLPDPWEG
- a CDS encoding site-2 protease family protein; this translates as MQPIVVVILIAVVLFAISFHESAHAWMALKFGDPTARDLGRISLNPLHHIDPFGTVLLPLIMILMHQPPFGYAKPTPVNLRNTRNPRLANFWVSAAGPLSNLLVVIVAAALLIGIGRYDRALVVGAFQGPSGAGVLAPVSYILAQLVLLNLVLGVFNLIPVPPMDGSGILFSILGRRGLAIEMFFHRYSFVMFMIIMLLVYSGFFGLILGPAIRIVLSVIEWGIG
- the cmk gene encoding (d)CMP kinase gives rise to the protein MSRVIAIDGPSGAGKSTVARMVAARLGLPYLDTGAMYRAVGLLAFRRGIPLPIPDPGAVSVLAAGAAIDLSTSPEGTTVWLDGQDVSTAIREPRISLYASAVSAIPEVRRLLVARQREIGLARGGVVEGRDIGTKVFPETPWKFFLTADERERARRRHEELRRRGVEEPYEKVLEEMRVRDRDDSSRPDSPLTRDGGYEVLESDGVAAEEIARRILARVEAGEPSGP